One Vairimorpha necatrix chromosome 7, complete sequence DNA segment encodes these proteins:
- a CDS encoding DNA repair RAD51-like protein 1 encodes MTTWSFNSHTFTKCSITEILVIPSIEVHKILVEISSQFSSVFFLDTIGNLTIYNDFYSLNLNIVTVTSIRKFLRVLKGLSNSNTELLIIDSVSFLSDVNVPVYTHFYSLLSSLCTKNNLTIICTNHYRNTTKNCFGPKLGVVWNNLVTHRIFYKYEKNKITYEITTN; translated from the coding sequence ATGACCACTTGGTCTTTTAATTCTCATACTTTTACAAAATGTTCAATCACTGAAATTCTTGTAATTCCATCTATAGAAGTTCACAAAATTTTAGTAGAAATTAGCAGTCAATTTTCCtctgttttttttcttgacaCTATTGGAAATTTGACTATTTacaatgatttttattctcTAAATCTCAATATAGTCACAGTCACTAGTATAAGGAAATTTCTTAGAGTTCTTAAAGGCTTAAGTAATTCAAATACTGAATTATTAATCATTGATTCCGTTTCTTTCCTTTCTGATGTAAATGTCCCCGTCTATAcacatttttattctttactTAGTTCACTTTGCactaaaaacaatttaacTATAATTTGTACAAATCATTACAGaaatacaacaaaaaaCTGTTTTGGGCCAAAGCTGGGCGTCGTATGGAACAATTTAGTCACccatagaattttttataaatatgaaaaaaataaaataactTATGAAATTACTactaattaa
- a CDS encoding DNA-directed RNA polymerase II subunit RPB9, which produces MNSEFCKECNNMLYPKEDNTDSAMMLICKSCENVQESTTNRLCSTYFKSRNVGYKSYAKALAHDPTLPKIKMNCKECGNNVVVYFQNKDIEEEVAFDLAYICTKCYNYWTKQ; this is translated from the coding sequence atgaatAGCGAATTTTGTAAGGAATGTAATAATATGCTTTATCCTAAGGAAGATAACACAGACAGTGCTATGATGCTCATTTGTAAATCATGTGAAAATGTACAAGAATCAACAACTAACAGACTGTGTTctacatattttaaaagtagAAATGTGGGGTACAAGTCATACGCCAAAGCCTTGGCCCACGACCCGACACTCCctaaaatcaaaatgaaTTGTAAAGAATGCGGGAATAATGTGGTGGTATATTTCCAGAATAAAGATATAGAAGAAGAAGTGGCCTTTGATTTGGCGTACATTTGCACAAAATGTTATAATTATTGGacaaaacaataa
- a CDS encoding transforming growth factor beta regulator-like protein, translating into MNDKSILLKKIHEALSIRDTLKKNLEDRENDLVNIEAHIQAFNTILYGKNKKEIETYNVVPNYHITTFPIFLKNNKHILSVFSIGVPTKFPLKSKKLEQIFYTVGYKSKRLYYKYKGYPDVDDDYIIYNCRTLYEDNHLIFEIKTDDGLTIKGDGRTVFEEFRSLMIYPFEYTTTEEFFGMCSEEVNLLIRDKYDLGIN; encoded by the coding sequence ATGAATGAcaaatcaattttattgaaaaaaatacatgAAGCACTTTCAATTAGAGAcactttaaaaaagaatttagaaGATAGAGAAAATGATCTTGTAAATATTGAAGCCCATATACAAGCATTTAATACAATTTTGTatggtaaaaataaaaaagaaattgagACCTACAATGTAGTGCCAAACTACCACATTACAACATTTCcgatatttttgaaaaataataaacacaTTTTGTCTGTTTTTAGCATCGGCGTACCTACCAAATTTCctttaaaaagtaaaaaacttgaacaaattttttacacgGTAGGTTACAAAAGTAAAAGattgtattataaatataaaggaTATCCTGATGTAGATGACGActatataatttacaattGTAGAACATTATATGAAGATAATCATCTCATTTTTGAGATTAAAACTGATGACGGGTTGACAATCAAAGGAGATGGACGAACAGTTTTTGAAGAATTTAGAAGTTTGATGATTTACCCATTTGAATATACGACGACTGAAGAATTCTTTGGAATGTGCAGTGAAGAAGTGAATTTACTTATAAGAGATAAATATGACTTAGgaataaattag